Proteins from one Rhinopithecus roxellana isolate Shanxi Qingling chromosome 18, ASM756505v1, whole genome shotgun sequence genomic window:
- the MPHOSPH8 gene encoding M-phase phosphoprotein 8 isoform X5: protein MEPVAEGASVTAVPVTAADSTEELAEVEGVGVVGEDNDAAARGAEAFGDSEEDGEDVFEVEKILDMKTEGGKVLYKVRWKGYTSDDDTWEPEVHLEDCKEVLLEFRKKIAENKAKAVRKDIQRLSLNNDIFEANSDSDQQSETKEDTSPKKKKKKLRQREEKSPDDLKKKKAKAGKLKDKSKPDLESSLESLGFDLRTKKRISEAKEELKESKKPKKDEVKETKELKKVKKGEIRDLKTKTREDPKENRKTKKEKFVESQVESESSVLNDSAFPEDDSEGLHSDSREEKQNTKTARERAGQDTGLEHGFEKPLDSAMSAEEDADVRGRRRKKAPRKAEDARESRKLENKNAFLEKRTAPKKQRTQDRGRSAAEFEKLMPVSAQTPKGWRLSGEERGFWSTDPAEEDKETKKTESKEKYQKRHDSDKEEKGRKDPKGLKALKEIRNAFDLFKLTPEEKNDVSENNRKREEIPLDFKTIDDHKTKENRQSLKERRNTRDETDTWAYIAAEGDQEVSDSVCQADENSDGRQQILSLGMDLQLEWMKLEDFQKHLDGKDENFAAADAIPSNVLRDAVKNGDYITVKVALNSNEEYNLDQEDSSGMTLVMLAAAGGQDDLLRLLITKGAKVNGRQKNGTTALIHAAEKNFLTTVAILLEAGAFVNVQQSNGETALMKACKRGNSDIVRLVIECGADCNILSKHQNSALHFAKQSNNVLVYDLLKSHLETLSRVAEETIKDYFEARLALLEPVFPIACHRLCEGPDFSTDFNYKPPQNIPEGGPSALPGVSARERCPELAPVNLSTH from the exons GGTAAAGTTCTTTACAAAGTTCGCTGGAAAGGCTATACGTCGGATGACGATACCTGGGAGCCCGAGGTTCACTTGGAGGACTGTAAAGAAGTGCTTCTTGAATTTAGGAAGAAAATTGCAGAGAACAAAGCCAAAGCAGTCAGGAAGGATATTCAG agaCTGTCCTTAAATAACGACATATTTGAGGCGAACTCTGATAGCGATCAGCAAAGTGAGACAAAAGAagatacttcaccaaagaagaaaaagaaaaaattaaggcagagagaagagaaaagcccagatgatctgaaaaagaaaaaagcaaaggccGGGAAGCTAAAAGACAAGTCGAAACCAGACCTGGAGAGCTCCTTGGAAAGTTTAGGTTTTGATTTaaggacaaagaaaagaatttctgaaGCCAAAGAAGAACTAAAGGAGTCCAAGAAGCCCAAAAAAGATGaagtgaaagaaacaaaggaattaaagaaagttaaaaagggtGAAATAAGAGATTTAAAGACGAAAACAAGAGAAGAtcccaaagaaaatagaaaaacaaaaaaagaaaaatttgtcgAATCCCAGGTGGAATCTGAATCAAGTGTACTTAATGATTCTGCCTTTCCAGAGGATGACAGTGAAGGGCTACATTCCGAcagcagagaagagaaacaaaacacTAAAACTGCACGAGAGAGAGCAGGGCAGGACACAGGGCTGGAGCATGGCTTTGAGAAGCCCCTGGACAGCGCCATGAGTGCTGAGGAGGATGCCGATgtcagaggcaggaggagaaagaaggccCCGAGGAAGGCTGAGGACGCCAGAGAGAGCAGGAAGCTGGAGAACAAGAACGCTTTCTTAGAGAAGAGAACGGCGCCTAAAAAGCAGAGGACTCAAGACAGAGGCAGAAGTGCTGCAGAGTTCGAGAAGCTGATGCCCGTGTCTGCCCAAACGCCGAAGGGCTGGAGGTTGAGCGGGGAAGAGAGAGGCTTCTGGTCCACTGACCCAGCTGAGGAG GACAAAGAGACCAAAAaaactgaatccaaagaaaaatatcagaaaaggcATGATTCTGACaaggaagaaaaaggcagaaaagatCCAAAAGGATTAAAGG cACTTAAGGAAATCAGAAAtgcatttgatttatttaaattaactccagaagaaaaaaatgatgtttctGAGAATAATcggaaaagggaagaaataccACTGGATTTTAAAACCATAGACGATCACAAAACCAAGGAAAACAGACAGTCACTTAAAGAGAGGAGGAACACCAGAGACGAAACAGACACTTGGGCATACATTGCTGCAGAAGGTGATCAGGAGGTTTCAGACAGCGTGTGCCAAGCAGATGAGAATTCGG ATGGCAGGCAGCAGATTCTGAGTTTGGGCATGGACCTGCAGTTGGAATGGATGAAGTTAGAAGATTTCCAAAAGCACCTTGATGGGAAAGATGAGAATTTTGCTGCAGCAGATGCAATTCCAAGTA atGTGTTAAGGGATGCTGTAAAAAATGGGGATTATATTACTGTAAAAGTTGCACTTAATTCAAATGAAGAATATAACCTGGACCAAGAG GATTCCAGTGGAATGACACTGGTGATGCTTGCCGCCGCGGGAGGGCAGGACGACCTCCTGCGACTCCTCATAACAAAAGGCGCGAAAGTGAACGGTCGGCAGAAAAACGGGACCACCGCCCTCATTCATGCTGCAGAGAAG aACTTTCTAACAACAGTGGCTATTCTTTTGGAAGCGGGAGCTTTTGTCAATGTCCAGCAGAGCAATGGTGAGACCGCACTGATGAAG GCCTGTAAAAGAGGAAATTCAGACATTGTACGACTTGTGATTGAATGTGGAGCTGACTGCAACATTCTGTCAAAGCACCAGAACAGCGCCCTGCACTTTGCGAAGCAGTCCAACAACGTGCTTGTGTACGACTTGCTGAAGAGCCATTTAGAGAC ACTTTCAAGAGTAGCAGAAGAGACAATAAAGGATTACTTTGAAGCTCGCCTTGCTCTGCTAGAACCAGTTTTTCCAATCGCATGTCATCGACTCTGTGAGGGGCCTGATTTTTCAACAGATTTCAATTACAAACCCCCACAGAACATACCAGAAG GTGGACCatctgcattgccaggtgtgagcGCCAGAGAGCGATGCCCTGAGCTGGCCCCGGTGAACCTGAGCACCCACTGA